One Cucumis sativus cultivar 9930 chromosome 1, Cucumber_9930_V3, whole genome shotgun sequence DNA segment encodes these proteins:
- the LOC101212905 gene encoding omega-hydroxypalmitate O-feruloyl transferase — MAPPWVQELHIPHMDIPVTINRMIPIMPAGPIPTADSDSLYLSNLDDVVGARVFTPTVYFYELNSINSGKKPVMEMLREALSLVLVPYYPFSGRLRETRNGKVEVFFGSEQGALMVEAHSDITLNSLGNITVPNPAWEPLIFKFPNEEPYKVLEMPLLIAQVTLFKCGGFSLGLRLCHCICDGLGAMQFLSAWAATAKSGKLITNPDPCWDREFFKPRDPPIVKFPHVEFMKIDDGSTLTMTLWQSKPVQRCYRISREFQLWLKSNAQPDDMSACSTFDAMAAHVWRSWVKALDVKPVDYTLRLTFSVNARPKLENPPLKNGFYGNVLCLPCVTSTVSELVNGGLSKTTRLVREAKNKVSEEYVKSTVDYIEMDRPRRLEFGGKLTITQWTRFSIYEGADFGWGRPVYAGPIDLSPTPQVCVFLPEGTRESNGSMLVCICLPENATQKFTELLCTARVD; from the coding sequence ATGGCTCCACCGTGGGTTCAAGAGCTCCATATTCCTCACATGGATATCCCTGTAACCATTAACCGTATGATTCCGATCATGCCGGCCGGCCCTATCCCTACTGCAGACAGCGACTCTCTTTACCTCTCTAACCTTGACGATGTTGTCGGTGCCCGTGTTTTCACTCCCACGGTCTACTTTTACGAGTTGAACAGCATCAACTCCGGCAAGAAGCCGGTAATGGAGATGCTTCGAGAAGCACTTTCTCTTGTTTTAGTTCCTTATTACCCTTTTTCAGGTAGGCTCAGAGAGACAAGAAACGGGAAGGTGGAAGTGTTTTTCGGATCAGAACAAGGAGCTTTAATGGTAGAAGCTCATTCTGACATAACATTGAACAGTTTAGGGAATATAACGGTTCCAAACCCAGCATGGGAGCCATTGATCTTCAAGTTCCCTAATGAAGAGCCATACAAAGTACTTGAAATGCCATTGCTTATAGCACAAGTTACCCTTTTCAAATGTGGGGGTTTCAGCTTAGGCTTGAGGCTCTGCCATTGCATTTGCGATGGCCTTGGCGCTATGCAATTCCTTAGCGCCTGGGCTGCCACAGCCAAATCAGGCAAGCTCATAACAAACCCAGATCCATGTTGGGACCGAGAGTTTTTTAAGCCTCGTGATCCACCAATTGTGAAATTCCCCCACGTTGAGTTCATGAAAATCGACGATGGCTCGACCCTGACGATGACACTCTGGCAATCAAAACCCGTTCAACGATGTTACCGAATCAGCCGCGAGTTCCAACTCTGGCTAAAATCTAATGCCCAACCAGACGACATGTCGGCCTGCTCAACGTTCGATGCCATGGCCGCGCATGTTTGGAGGTCATGGGTGAAAGCCCTAGATGTTAAACCAGTGGATTACACACTCCGGCTTACGTTTTCCGTCAATGCTCGGCCGAAACTCGAAAACCCCCCATTAAAAAACGGGTTCTACGGCAACGTACTCTGCCTCCCCTGCGTTACGAGCACCGTATCGGAGCTGGTTAATGGCGGTCTTTCGAAGACGACCCGATTGGTTCGTGAGGCGAAGAATAAAGTGTCGGAAGAGTATGTGAAATCGACGGTGGATTACATTGAGATGGATAGGCCGAGGAGATTGGAATTTGGGGGGAAATTGACGATAACGCAGTGGACTAGGTTTTCGATCTATGAAGGTGCGGATTTTGGATGGGGAAGACCGGTGTATGCAGGTCCGATTGATCTATCTCCGACGCCGCAGGTTTGCGTATTCTTGCCGGAAGGGACGAGGGAATCGAACGGGTCAATGCTGGTTTGCATTTGCTTGCCGGAAAATGCTACGCAGAAATTCACGGAGTTGTTGTGTACAGCGAGGGTAGATTGA
- the LOC101211203 gene encoding uncharacterized protein LOC101211203 codes for MASLTPGILLKLLQAMNSNTRVTGDHRSALLQVIGIVPALAGSELWPNRGFYIQLSDSLNSTYVSLSERETDLILSNRLHLGQFIYVDRFEFDTPIPRVCGIRPIPGRQASVGSPELLIARISASKREFVIQPVTESDQSADPIAALSSNQKLEEPQIKESKSNLKTGSGRGRQALAPRDNLQIENKGSTDETKVPHKPQRFSSPAGGKRSMSVGKKNVPVVERDPSPAGKGKRSASPVPSKTVVPSLVAAREENRVSSKEAAIIVPSRYRQPSPNGRRQASPSVRRASLSPARRLSGGLKVSPLLAVADSASKKKMSNIAAGISKVSEALVGSAKSNRKSWDDQSTASSTSEEQRDGGVSKNKPDLQAILRTQAAISRRLSDANDHRPKSEEAQRREKKKSFSPSECEVPDERKFSGLGITVHDKKWTDGSVLVDAAPPNLVKLAKDAMQRRDIASIAAAEALEEAISTESIIRSLSKFSELSSTHKTGDLLHVVDQFFIIYNDVVKSTEIAESVFASRNGNKKPGTINSQERLKPASLWVDAALATNLEIVSLLTGQDNSPATILHKSVSKKQTMEGSSFPNSNMVQWRRGHEMKETVELAMELQSEMKLWFLKFVEDSLDAGSKVFIERSVDAVKTSPPIPNRGSMASVLSQLKRVNDWLDRVVSKRDDPLKEKVERLKRKIYGFVIQNVDC; via the exons ATGGCTTCTCTCACTCCCGGAATCCTCTTGAAGCTCCTTCAGGCCATGAATTCCAATACCAGAGTCACTGGTGACCACCGTTCAGCTCTTCTCCAAGTCATAGGCATCGTTCCAGCTCTCGCTGGTTCCGAACTATGGCCCAATCGTGGATTCTACATCCAGCTATCTGATTCCCTCAATTCCACTTACGTCTCCCTCTCCGAACGCGAAACGGATCTCATCCTCTCGAATCGATTGCATCTTGGCCAATTCATTTACGTTGACCGTTTTGAATTCGACACACCCATCCCTCGCGTTTGCGGTATTCGTCCAATTCCAGGGCGGCAAGCATCTGTTGGAAGCCCTGAGCTTCTAATTGCAAGGATTTCGGCTTCTAAGCGGGAGTTTGTGATTCAACCTGTGACGGAATCGGATCAATCGGCTGACCCGATTGCGGCATTGTCCTCGAATCAGAAATTGGAGGAACCTCAAATTAAGGAATCGAAGAGTAATTTGAAGACTGGAAGTGGTAGAGGACGGCAAGCCCTAGCTCCTCGAGATAATTTACAGATTGAAAATAAGGGAAGTACAGATGAAACCAAAGTTCCCCATAAGCCTCAGAGGTTTTCTTCTCCGGCAGGAGGTAAAAGATCTATGTCAGTTGGAAAGAAGAATGTGCCTGTGGTTGAGCGAGATCCTTCTCCGGCTGGAAAGGGGAAGAGGTCGGCTTCTCCAGTGCCATCAAAAACTGTTGTTCCAAGTTTGGTAGCTGCTCGTGAAGAGAATCGGGTGAGTTCGAAGGAGGCCGCCATTATCGTTCCTTCGAGGTATCGACAGCCATCCCCAAATGGGAGGAGACAGGCTTCTCCTAGTGTACGAAGAGCTTCGCTTTCTCCAGCAAGAAGGCTATCAGGGGGTTTGAAGGTCTCTCCTCTTTTGGCAGTTGCGGATTCAGCAagcaagaagaagatgagTAACATTGCTGCTGGAATTTCTAAGGTTTCTGAGGCACTTGTTGGGTCTGCAAAATCGAATAGGAAGAGTTGGGATGACCAATCAACTGCCTCTTCTACCTCTGAGGAGCAGAGAGATGGTGGGGTTTCAAAAAACAAGCCAGATCTTCAAGCAATTCTTCGCACACAG GCTGCCATTTCAAGAAGATTGAGCGATGCAAATGATCATAGACCCAAGAGTGAAGAGGcacaaagaagagaaaaaaagaagtcatTCAGTCCATCTGAGTGCGAGGTTCCAGATGAGAGAAAATTTTCGGGTCTTGGTATAACTGTTCATGATAAGAAATGGACTGATGGCAGTGTTCTAGTTGATGCAGCTCCTCCAAATCTTGTTAAACTAGCGAAG GATGCTATGCAAAGGAGAGATATTGCTTCTATAGCTGCAGCTGAAGCATTAGAAGAGGCAATTTCTACTGAATCGATCATAAGGAGCTTAAG CAAGTTTTCAGAACTTTCCTCTACACACAAGACCGGAGACCTTTTGCATGTGGTGGATCAGTTCTTCATAATCTATAACGATGTAGTCAAATCGACTGAGATTGCCGAATCAGTTTTTGCCAGTCGGAATGGCAACAAGAAGCCTGGTACAATTAACTCGCAGGAGCGACTGAAACCTGCCTCTCTTTGGGTTGATGCCGCCTTGGCCACTAACCTTGAGATTGTCTCACTTCTCACCGGTCAAGACAATAGCCCAGCAACTATCTTGCACAAAAGCGTATCGAAGAAACAAACCATGGAGGGCTCTTCATTTCCCAATTCCAATATGGTTCAATGGAGAAGAGGCCATGAAATGAAAGAGACAGTAGAGCTTGCTATGGAGTTGCAGTCTGAGATGAAGCTTTGGTTTCTCAAGTTTGTTGAGGATTCCCTTGATGCCGGTTCAAAGGTCTTTATTGAAAGGTCTGTAGATGCCGTTAAAACGTCGCCTCCAATACCGAATCGTGGCTCCATGGCATCAGTTTTATCCCAGTTAAAGAGAGTGAATGACTGGTTGGACCGTGTAGTTTCAAAACGAGATGATCCTTTGAAAGAAAAGGTGGAAAGGTTAAAACGAAAGATCTATGGTTTTGTCATTCAGAATGTTGATTGTTGA